In a genomic window of Streptococcus mitis NCTC 12261:
- the accD gene encoding acetyl-CoA carboxylase, carboxyltransferase subunit beta: MALFSKKDKYIRINPNRSVREKPQAKPEVPDELFSQCPGCKHTIYQKDLGSERICPHCSYTFRISAQERLALTIDMGTFKELFTGIESKDPLHFPGYQKKLATMREKTGLDEAVVTGTALIKGQIVALGIMDSNFIMASMGTVVGEKITRLFEYATVEQLPVVLFTASGGARMQEGIMSLMQMAKISAAVKHHSNAGLFYLTILTDPTTGGVTASFAMEGDIILAEPQSLVGFAGRRVIENTVRESLPEDFQKAEFLLEHGFVDAIVKRRDLPDTISSLVRLHGGSPR, encoded by the coding sequence ATGGCTCTATTTAGTAAAAAAGATAAGTATATTCGAATCAATCCCAATCGTTCGGTTAGGGAAAAACCTCAAGCTAAGCCAGAGGTTCCAGATGAATTATTCTCCCAGTGTCCAGGCTGTAAGCATACCATCTATCAGAAGGATCTGGGAAGTGAGCGCATCTGTCCACATTGTAGCTATACCTTTCGTATTTCTGCCCAAGAACGCTTGGCTTTGACGATTGATATGGGAACCTTCAAGGAATTGTTTACAGGGATTGAAAGCAAGGATCCCTTGCATTTCCCTGGTTATCAAAAGAAACTAGCAACTATGCGTGAAAAAACTGGTCTGGACGAAGCCGTCGTGACAGGAACAGCTCTTATTAAAGGTCAGATTGTGGCTCTTGGGATTATGGATTCCAATTTTATCATGGCTTCTATGGGTACAGTTGTAGGTGAAAAAATCACTCGCTTATTTGAGTATGCGACTGTCGAACAATTGCCAGTTGTTCTATTCACAGCCTCTGGTGGAGCCCGTATGCAGGAAGGAATCATGAGTCTCATGCAGATGGCCAAGATCTCTGCAGCAGTTAAGCACCATTCAAATGCTGGTCTCTTTTATCTGACCATTTTGACAGATCCAACGACAGGTGGTGTGACAGCTTCTTTCGCTATGGAAGGTGATATCATTCTGGCTGAACCACAGAGTTTGGTCGGTTTTGCTGGGCGTCGTGTCATTGAAAATACGGTTCGTGAAAGCTTGCCTGAGGATTTCCAAAAGGCAGAATTCCTATTGGAACATGGCTTTGTGGATGCTATTGTCAAAAGAAGAGACTTGCCAGACACCATTTCTAGCCTAGTCAGATTGCATGGAGGGAGTCCTAGATGA